The Siniperca chuatsi isolate FFG_IHB_CAS linkage group LG12, ASM2008510v1, whole genome shotgun sequence genome has a segment encoding these proteins:
- the gpr156 gene encoding probable G-protein coupled receptor 156: protein MEPELNCSSQCDSPLCFIHSGVNRQEGLDILQRLCSLSTIALELPQQPLSPVLSAVVWMLLSCGILLAFCFLLFTLRFKNNRIVKMSSPNLNVLTLFGSVLTYSSGFLFAVDERTHSQGGASTAVLQARMWTLCVGSTLVFGPILGKTWRLYRVFTQRVPDKRVIIRDIQLMGMVAMLILVDMLVLTVWNLTDPIKCSRSVGAVVKVTERDISYSLSQMDTCSSVYSDLWVIIIAVQKGCLLLYGTYLAGLTSNVSHPPVNQSPTIITAVTLVALFSAVAVPMSIFLQAWPNLVYSTVAGAIFICTLVTNCMLFVPQLTQWRQFEEDQKNPSQMAKYFSSPSKSQPSAYSQDEIYYLLGENNSMKKLLNEKNAVIDSLQEQVNNAKDKLLRLMSASRPPEDQDMDSSNTVLNSSSTQTTELQSDGPSSSSLPQRDTKSRLSPPHLSPHLTAAAVSSSAVTPSSEPPSAPNSSTPIATSPPLPDDINVSEEQRGVSTTGATGMNTAESRTGEDLKQPASLLSPGFLRTAEETVHFVTSLQSHRGLKPSQVETFNDQSGLTSQLGPNARPTCFISSEQLQEILQELSVDAVMGTALRSPGQTSRAPSQLKFTKASTLSPLSLRTPCSPHPPVLFRYPSISPYSMRKRRPPFHSSRRGLAPPCFYAGSVAAGCGRMRDNCEHQNPGMHPNGVTVDGTLLQVHNTDLELEEEEDAEGNKAIRKCRRCVSRSHRCSVLPCAEYNHTAPPDVEVGGDNEQHHRHIRDSCGYSDSSSSTDYCYYHRPYCDSCQQRGSLLSTDSSSDSSDSEYEGYTSLYRSPHPVVFKEDLKPTFV from the exons ATGGAGCCTGAGCTGAACTGCAGCTCCCAGTGTGATTCCCCACTCTGCTTCATCCACTCAGGAGTCAACAGGCAGGAGGGCCTCGACATTCTGCAGAGACTATGCAGTCTCAGCACg atagCATTGGAGCTCCCACAGCAGCCTCTCTCCCCAGTGTTAAGTGCTGTGGTGTGGATGCTGCTCTCCTGTGGCATCCTGCTGGCTttctgcttcctcctcttcaccctGCGCTTCAAAAACAACAG GATAGTGAAGATGTCCAGTCCCAACCTGAATGTCCTGACTCTCTTTGGAAGTGTCCTCACCTACAGCAGCGGATTCCTCTTTGCCGTTGATGAACGAACACACTCACAAGGTGGAGCATCTACAGCTGTGCTACAA GCTCGGATGTGGACTCTTTGTGTTGGCAGTACCCTGGTGTTTGGCCCAATTTTGGGGAAGACGTGGAGACTATACAGAGTGTTCACCCAGCGAGTGCCTGACAAGAGAGTG ATCATCCGAGACATCCAGCTGATGGGCATGGTTGCTATGTTGATCCTGGTGGACATGCTGGTTCTCACCGTCTGGAACCTCACCGACCCCATCAAGTGTTCACGATCTGTCGGAGCTGTTGTCAAG gtgacagagagagacatttCCTACTCTTTGTCTCAGATGGACACGTGTTCCTCTGTATACTCAGATCTGTGGGTTATCATTATTGCTGTTCAGAAG GGTTGTCTTCTCCTCTATGGGACTTATCTAGCCGGGCTGACCAGCAATGTCAGCCACCCTCCTGTCAACCAGTCTCCCACCATCATTACAGCCGTCACTTTGGTCGCCCTCTTTTCGGCTGTGGCCGTCCCCATGTCCATCTTCCTGCAGGCCTGGCCCAACCTGGTCTACAGCACTGTGGCTGGAGCCATTTTCATCTGCACACTGGTTACCAACTGCATGCTGTTTGTGCCTCAG CTGACCCAGTGGCGGCAGTTTGAAGAGGATCAGAAGAACCCGAGTCAGATGGCCAAGTATTTCAGCAGCCCCAGTAAGAGCCAGCCCTCAGCGTACAGCCAGGATGAGATCTACTACCTGCTGGGGGAGAACAACTCCATGAAAAAACTCCTCAATGAG AAGAATGCTGTGATTGACAGTCTGCAGGAGCAGGTGAACAACGCCAAGGATAAACTCCTGCGACTCATGTCAGCCAGCCGGCCCCCCGAGGACCAGGACATGGACTCCTCCAACACTGTCCTCAACTCTTCCTCCACTCAGACCACAGAGCTTCAGTCTGACggcccctcttcttcttctctaccTCAGAGAGACACTAAATCCAGACTCTCACCGCCACATCTGTCCCCTCacctcactgctgctgctgtttcatcaTCTGCTGTTACACCGTCCTCTGAGCCTCCCTCTGCTCCAAACTCCTCCACCCCCATTGCtacttcccctcctctccccgaTGATATTAATGTGAGTGAAGAACAGAGAGGTGTCTCTACCACTGGCGCTACGGGCATGAACACAGCTGAGTCCAGAACAGGGGAGGATCTCAAACAGCCTGCGTCCCTCCTGTCCCCTGGCTTTCTCAGAACAGCAGAAGAGACAGTTCACTTTGTCACTTCCCTACAATCCCATAGAGGGTTAAAGCCCTCTCAGGTTGAAACTTTCAACGATCAGAGTGGCCTAACATCCCAGCTGGGACCAAATGCCAGACCGACTTGTTTTATTAGCAGCGAACAGTTGCAGGAGATCCTCCAGGAGCTGAGTGTGGACGCAGTCATGGGAACCGCACTTCGATCTCCCGGTCAAACGTCAAGAGCGCCTTCTCAGCTAAAATTTACCAAAGCCTCCACactttcccctctctccctgcGGACACCATGCTCCCCTCATCCACCTGTTCTCTTCCGCTACCCCAGCATCTCCCCTTATTCGATGAGGAAACGTCGGCCGCCCTTCCACTCCTCCAGAAGGGGTTTGGCCCCTCCCTGCTTCTACGCAGGTTCagtggctgctggctgtgggAGGATGAGGGACAACTGTGAACACCAAAATCCAGGCATGCACCCTAATGGGGTCACTGTGGATGGTACCCTCCTCCAGGTTCACAACACTGACCTCGAgctagaggaggaggaggatgcagAAGGGAATAAAGCGATAAGAAAATGTCGGAGGTGTGTTTCAAGGTCCCACAGATGTTCAGTGTTGCCCTGTGCAGAATACAATCACACAGCTCCACCTGATGTGGAAGTGGGAGGTGATAATGAGCAGCACCACAGACACATTAGAGACTCCTGTGGGTACTCTGATTCTAGCAGCTCAACAGACTACTGTTACTACCACCGTCCCTACTGTGACTCCTGCCAGCAGCGAGGCTCTCTCCTGTCCACAGACAgctcctcagactcctctgacaGCGAGTATGAAGGCTACACCAGCCTGTATCGCTCCCCACACCCTGTGGTATTCAAAGAAGACCTCAAACCCACCTTTGTATAA
- the LOC122885417 gene encoding nuclear factor 7, ovary-like — MATAGSVLSEEQLLCPICLDLLNQPVSTPCGHNFCRDCIQGYWQCANLSQCPMCKQKFYRRPELKVNTFISEVASQFKRSLEKKDENEVSSVDQCSGHKGEVSCDVCVGKRVKAFKSCLDCLASFCETHLEPHHVLGTFKKHHLMNPMMNMRDRVCKKHEKLLDLFCNTDQTYVCQICIKKDHKAHHTVPIEDESRDRRAQIGRINAEVEEMIHGRLQKISEINQSVQLSRGNTEREIDESLQVFNKLLHFVQRGKAELVEVIGAKQRQVESRASGLIMELEQEIDELRQRNAELEQLSHTEDDFYLLQSFPAFSILPATKDWSDTYAESAVYVGTVRRAVRRVACQLEETVKAEVKRLCETECQRAQQWAVDVTMDPDTAHPKLVLSENKKQVYHGEAALSLPDNPERFYPGVSVLGKEGFSSGRFYYEVQVKGKTEWDIGVGLESVNRKGENILNPESGYWTLGMRKDKNYWALSNTPICVPLVEKPQRVGVYVDLEWGQVSFYNMDSASHIYSFTGYSFNERLFPYFNPRRNHGGVNSAPIIISPVNV, encoded by the coding sequence ATGGCTACTGCTGGTAGTGTGCTGTCTGAGGAGCAGCTTCTTTGCCCCATCTGTCTGGATTTGTTAAACCAACCAGTCTCCACTCCTTGTGGGCACAACTTCTGCAGGGACTGCATACAAGGATACTGGCAGTGCGCTAATCTGTCGCAGTGCCCCATGTGCAAGCAGAAGTTCTACAGGAGGCCTGAGCTCAAAGTTAACACCTTCATATCTGAGGTGGCTTCTCAGTTCAAGAGGTCATtggaaaagaaagatgaaaatgaaGTCAGTTCTGTGGACCAATGTTCAGGCCATAAAGGAGAAGTctcatgtgatgtgtgtgttggaaaaAGAGTCAAGGCTTTTAAATCATGCCTGGACTGTTTGGCCTCCTTCTGTGAGACTCACCTGGAGCCCCATCATGTTCTAGGCACCTTCAAAAAACACCACCTAATGAACCCCATGATGAACATGCGAGACAGAGTATGTAAGAAGCACGAGAAACTCCTGGACCTGTTCTGTAACACTGACCAGACGTATGTGTGCCAGATCTGCATTAAGAAAGACCACAAAGCTCATCACACTGTACCTATAGAGGATGAGAGCAGAGACAGGAGAGCTCAAATTGGAAGGATAAATGCAGAAGTGGAAGAAATGATCCACGGTCGACTGCAGAAAATCAGTGAAATCAATCAATCCGTTCAGCTCAGCAGaggaaacacagaaagagagatcgATGAGAGTTTGCAAGTCTTCAACAAACTGCTCCACTTTGTCCAGAGAGGCAAAGCTGAGCTGGTGGAGGTGATTGGTGCAAAGCAGAGGCAAGTTGAAAGCAGGGCCAGCGGACTCATTATGGAGCTGGAGCAGGAGATCGATGAGCTGAGGCAGAGAAACGctgagctggagcagctctcacacACGGAAGATGATTTCTACCTTCTCCAAAGCTTTCCAGCTTTCTCCATACTGCCAGCCACCAAAGACTGGTCTGACACCTACGCAGAGAGTGCTGTATATGTGGGCACGGTGAGGAGAGCAGTCAGGAGAGTAGCATGTCAGCTGGAGGAGACAGTAAAGGCTGAGGTGAAGAGGTTATGTGAGACCGAATGTCAGAGGGCTCAGCAGTGGGCTGTGGATGTGACTATGGACCCCGATACAGCTCATCCCAAACTGGTGCTGTCTGAAAACAAGAAACAGGTCTATCATGGTGAGGCAGCGCTGAGCCTCCCAGACAACCCAGAGAGATTTTATCCTGGTGTCAGCGTTTTGGGAAAGGAGGGTTTCTCCTCGGGTAGGTTCTACTATGAGGTCCAGGTGAAAGGGAAGACAGAGTGGGATATTGGAGTTGGGCTTGAATCCGTcaacagaaaaggagaaaatatacTAAACCCTGAAAGTGGTTACTGGACCCTGGGGATGAGAAAGGATAAAAACTACTGGGCCCTCAGCAACACTCCTATCTGTGTGCCGCTGGTCGAGAAGCCCCAGAGAGTCGGGGTGTATGTGGATCTGGAGTGGGGGCAGGTTTCTTTTTACAACATGGACTCTGCTTCTCATATCTACTCATTCACTGGATACTCATTCAATGAAAGACTTTTTCCCTACTTTAACCCCCGGCGTAATCATGGCGGGGTCAACTCTGCTCCTATTATCATCTCGCCTGTCAATGTCTAA